The genomic segment GATGCTGGTGGAAAGCGGTGCGGGGGTCAGCCCGGAGCACCCCCGGAAGCCGGGTGGGGACAACCCCACCATCGCCTGCCTTGATCCGCGAAACGCGGAAAAGGCCTCCGCGAAACGCCGAAATGGGGCTCCCGCGACGACCGGCGTCGCGAGAGCCCCATTTTGTGACAGTGTTTTATTACGTCGTCTGCCTACCGCGAAAGAGAACGAACTCCCGGACTGGCCGCGGCGAGCACGGTCAGCGCCGCCATCACCCCCGCGACGGTCAGCACGGAACCGGTGACCCCGAGCGTGGCCAGGGCGAACCCGCCGAGCAGCGAACCGAAGGCGAGCGGCCCGTAGGCCAGCAGCGTGGCCACACTGGTCACCCGGCCACGCAGGTGGTCCGGCACGATCCGCACCAGGTAGGCGCTCACCGCCACGGTCCACACCGCGCCGATGTAGGACATCAGGCCGTACACCGCGCCGAGCGCCACCGGGTTGCTCGCGGCCAGCAGCGTGGTCGGCACCAGCAGCGCCCACAGCGCGTTCGCGCCGATCACCAGTGCGGGCAAGGAGATCCGGCGGATCCAGAAGGTGGCCCCGAGCGCGCCGAGCACCCCGCCGATCCCGCTGACCGCCGAGACCACCGCGGCCACGGTCTGCGAACCGCCGTCCTCGCGGACGATCACCAGCACGCTGAGCATCAGGACCTGGAACAACAGGTTGCTGACCGCGATGAGCCCGGCCGCGGCCCGCGCGAAGCGGTGCCCGGCCATCCACCGCAGCCCTTCCATCAACGCCGCCAGCGGCTTCTGCGGTTCCGCCGGTCCCGCGTCGGCCTGCAGCGGCTTCTTGATCATCAGCACCGTGCCGAGCGAGAAGGCGTGCAGCACGGCGGTGGCCAGGAACGGGAACCACTGCGTCACCGCGGTGAGCACGCCGGCGCCGGGCTGGCCGAGCAGCCCGGCCGCCTGTTCCCTGGCTTCGTTGCGCGACATCGCCGTGGTCAGGTGCTGTTCCGGGACCACGCTGGGCAGTGCCGCCCGCTCGGCGATCCGGTACACCACGGTGAACGCGCCCTCGACGAAGGCCACCACCGCCAGGTGCCACAGGTTCAGCCCGGCGAAGATCATCCCCACCGGGATGCTGCCGACCGCGACCAGCCGCGCCAGGTCGCAGATGATCATCAGCTTCCGGCGGTCGAAGCGGTCCACCGCGACCCCGGCCGGCAACTGCACCAGCAGGTAGGGCAACTGCGCGGCGAAGGCGACCAGCCCGGCCGCGGCCGCGGACCCGGTGGCCCACAACACGATCAGCGGATAGGCGAAGGCGCTCAGCCGCGAGCCGAGGAAGGACAGCCCGGCGCCGGACCACAGCAGCAGGAAGTCCCGGTTGCCGCGCAGTCCCCGGTCGGGAACGGTGGCGGTCATCGGGCGGGGGTTTCGACGTCGGCGCCGCCGCACCACTCCAGCACCGCCATCGCGCTGTGCAGCTTGTGCTGCGCCTGGCGGAAGGCCAGGCTCATCGGGCCGTCCAGCACCTCGGCGGTCACCTCCTCGCCGCGGTGGGCGGGCAGGTCGTGCAGGAAGACCGCGTGCGGATTGGCGTCCCAGAACCCGGCGTGCACGGCGAACGGCGCGAAGGTCTCACGCCAGCTTTCGTCGGCCTTCGTGGTGCCGGTGGTCTGCCACCGCGTGGTGTAGACGGCGTCGAACCCGCCGGGCAGCACGTCCATGTCGTGCCGTTCGACGATCGACGAGCCGTAGCGGGCCGCCTGCTCGGCCGCGGTGTCCGCGATCGGCTTCGCCAGGCCGTACCCCGGTGGCGTGCGCAGTTCGAGCACGGCGCCGGGGTACCGGGTCAGCCCGAGCGCCAGCGCGGCCGCGCTGTTGTTGCCCTCGCCCATGTAGAGCACGCGCAGGCCGCTGATCCGGCCGAAGTGGCAGAACAGCGTGGTGAGGTCGGCCAGCCCCTGGGTCGGGTGCTCCTCGACGTTCATCGCGTTGATCACCGGCATGCCGTGCCCGGCCAGCTGCCCCAGCGACTCGGCGGGCAGCGTGGTCCGGGCGACGAGCAGGTCCAGCATCGAGGCGAGCACGCGGCCGGTGTCGGCGAGCGTCTCACCGGTGTTGGTCTGCAGGTCACCGGGCCCGTAGGTGAGCAGCCGGGCGCCGAGGCGCAGCGCGCCGCTGGAGAACGCGGTGCGCGTGCGGGTCGAGGTCTTCTCGAAGTAGACGCCCACGACGGCACCTTCGAGCGGGGCCCCCGGTTTCACCCCGGCGGCGTGGGCGGCGCCGCGGCGCACCAGGTACTCCAGGTCCTCCTCGGCGAGGTCGTTGAGGGACAGCAGGTTCCTGGCGAGCTTGGCCGGGGTCGCGATCAACTCGGTCATCGGGTCCCTCCATCGGACATCAGCGTCTGGATCAGCGCGGCCAGCTCCCCGGCCCGCCGCGGCCGCAGGGCTTCTTCGTGCTCACCGGCCATCCGGTGCACGGTCAGCCCGCCACCGGCCAGTTCGCGCCAGTGGTTCAGGTATTCGGGATAGGACAGCCCGCGGAGAACGCCGTGCCGTTCCTCGGCGCACTCGTCGGTGATCACCAGCCGGATCGGCGTGCCGGCGGCCGGGTAGCGGTAGGTGTACATCGCCTCGGTCAGCGCCCGTGCCCGGTACACCTGGCGGCGCATGGTCTCCAGGTCGGCGGTGTCGGCGGACAGCCCGGCCAGCCGCAGCAGCGACTGGACCTCGCCGGAGGGCTCCAGGTCCGGCTGCGCGCACAGTTCGGCGAGCCGGTCGGTGAGCACGTCGCTGGTGACCACCTCGGGCGAAACCGCCGGATCGCCGATCGGGTCGATCAGGATCAACGCGGACGCCGGGGTACGGGCATCCGCCAGCCGGCGCGCCATCTCCCACGCCAGCGTCGCCCCCGAGGACCAGCCCAGCAGCGCGAACCGGCCTTCGGGCTGCAGCTCGCTTAGGTAGCGGGCGGCGAGCGCGGTCAGGTCGACCGGCTCCTCCCCCACCCCGTCCGGCGCTTCGAACGCGGCCACCGAACGGCCCATCCGGTCGGCCAGCGGCAGGAACCAGTGCGCGCTGCCGCCCTGCGGGTGCACGCAGTACAGCGGCGGGCTGGTGTCCCTGGTGCGCAGCCAGGCCAGTGCCCGCCCGCTGTCCCCGGACGAGGATTCCAGCCGCGCGGCCAGCGCCTCGATCGTGCGGGTCTCGAACACGTCGCGCACCGAGACGGTGAACCCGGCCGAGCGCAGGCCGGCGACCACGGTCAGCGTGCGGATCGAATCCCCGCCCACGGCGAAGAAGTCGTCGGTCACGCCGATCCCGGCCACGCCGAGCACCGAACCCCAGACCTCGGCGATCCGCCGCTCGGTCGCGGTCCGCGGGGCCACCGCTGGTTCCTCGGCCAGCTGCGAGCGGTCCGGGTCGGGCAGGGCCTTGCGGTCGACCTTCCCGTTGGCGGTCAACGGAAGCGCGTCGAGCACGAGCAGCGCCGAGGGCACCAGGTGCTCCGGCACGGTCTTGGCGAGTTCGGCGCGCACGGCCTCCCGGTCGGCCTCGCCGACCAGGTAGCCGATGAGCCGTCCGCCCGCGGCTTTCGCCGCCGCGTCCCGCACCCCGGGCACCGCCCGCAGCGCGGCCTCGACCTCGCCGAGTTCCACCCGCTGCCCGCGGATCTTGACCTGGTTGTCGCGGCGGCCGATGAACTCCAGTTGCCCGTCGGGCCGGTACCGCACGCGGTCGCCGGTCCGGTAGAGCAGGCCCTCGCCGGTGAACGGGTCCGGCACGAACGCCTGCGCGGTCCGCTCGGGGTCGCCGAGGTAGCCGTGCCCGACGCCCTCACCGCCGACGTACAGCTCACCGGGTACGCCGATCGGCGCCGGGCGGCGGTGGCCGTCGAGCACGTACAGCCGGGTGTTCCGGATCGCCCGGCCGATCGGGACCAGCGCGGCGCCCTCGGGCAGGGGCTCGGTCAGCACGGCGTGCGTGACGTCGTCCGAGCACTCGGTGGGGCCGTAGGCGTTGACCATCGGGATGCTCCGGAACCGGGCGAACCAGCGGGTGCACAGCTCCGGCGGCAGCGCCTCACCGGTCACCACCAGCCAGCGCAGCGCGCCCAGCGGCGGTACCGGGGCACCGGAGTCCCAGTCGTCCAGTGCCGCCCGCAGCAGCGAGGGCACCACCTCCAGCACGCTGATCCCCTCGGCCTCGACCGTGCCGAACAACGCGGCGGGGTCGGCGGCGCAGGCGGGGGTGACCACCCGCACCCGCCCCCCGGTCAGCAGCGCGGCCAGCATCTGCCAGATCGACACGTCGAAGGTCAGCGGCGCGTTCTGCACCACCGAATCGGTGCCGGTCAGCGTCAGGTCCTCGACCTTGGAGAGCAGGTGGTTGACCATGCCGCGGCGGTGCACCATCGCGCCCTTGGGCGCACCGGTCGAACCGGAGGTGTAGAGCACGTACGCGAGGTCGTGCTCGCCGCCGCGCGGCGGCAGCAGTTCCCGGTGTTCTTCGTCGCCGAGCAGGACGATCCGCGCGCCGGTCTTCGCCGCCGCCCGTTCCGCGTGCCCGGCGTGTTCCGGGGTCACCAGGACGAACCGCGCGCCGCTGTCGGTCAGCAGCCGTTCGCTGCGAGCCTCGGGGGCGGCGGTGTCCAGCGGGATGTACGCCGCGCCCGCACCCAGCACACCGAGCACCGCGGTGACGAACCGCGCGCCGGGATCGGCCAGCACGGCGACCAGACTGCCTGGTCCGGCATCGGCGAGCTGCCCGGAAATCGCGCTCGCCCGGCCGACGAGTTGTCCGTAGGTCAGGGTTTCGCGGTCGTCGCTCACGGCCACGGCGTCCGGCTGCCGCCCGGCCACCGCCCGCACCCGCTCGACGACGCCTTCGCTGTCGAGTGGCTTTTCCGTGTGGTTCCAGGCGTTGAGCACCAGTTCGCGCTCACCGGCGGGCAGGCAGGTCTCGCGGGCGTCGGCGCCCGGGTCAGCGACCATGGCCTCCAGGACCGCGCGGAACATGGCGATCAGCCGGTCGCCGTCGGCGCGGCGCACCACGTCGGTCCGGGCGTGCAGCATCAGCCGGTCGCCCATCACGCCCATGGTCAGCCCGAACTCGTTCGGGCTGTCGTCGATCACCGTCTCGCCGTCGACCAGGCCCAGGTCCATCACGTGGAAGTCCAGGTAGATGAAGAAGGTCTCGATCAGCCGGTCCGACGAACCGGCCGCACCCGCGTCGCGGTGCATCTCCGGCAGCG from the Amycolatopsis magusensis genome contains:
- a CDS encoding ornithine carbamoyltransferase, with the translated sequence MTELIATPAKLARNLLSLNDLAEEDLEYLVRRGAAHAAGVKPGAPLEGAVVGVYFEKTSTRTRTAFSSGALRLGARLLTYGPGDLQTNTGETLADTGRVLASMLDLLVARTTLPAESLGQLAGHGMPVINAMNVEEHPTQGLADLTTLFCHFGRISGLRVLYMGEGNNSAAALALGLTRYPGAVLELRTPPGYGLAKPIADTAAEQAARYGSSIVERHDMDVLPGGFDAVYTTRWQTTGTTKADESWRETFAPFAVHAGFWDANPHAVFLHDLPAHRGEEVTAEVLDGPMSLAFRQAQHKLHSAMAVLEWCGGADVETPAR
- a CDS encoding MFS transporter, which codes for MTATVPDRGLRGNRDFLLLWSGAGLSFLGSRLSAFAYPLIVLWATGSAAAAGLVAFAAQLPYLLVQLPAGVAVDRFDRRKLMIICDLARLVAVGSIPVGMIFAGLNLWHLAVVAFVEGAFTVVYRIAERAALPSVVPEQHLTTAMSRNEAREQAAGLLGQPGAGVLTAVTQWFPFLATAVLHAFSLGTVLMIKKPLQADAGPAEPQKPLAALMEGLRWMAGHRFARAAAGLIAVSNLLFQVLMLSVLVIVREDGGSQTVAAVVSAVSGIGGVLGALGATFWIRRISLPALVIGANALWALLVPTTLLAASNPVALGAVYGLMSYIGAVWTVAVSAYLVRIVPDHLRGRVTSVATLLAYGPLAFGSLLGGFALATLGVTGSVLTVAGVMAALTVLAAASPGVRSLSR